In Dehalogenimonas etheniformans, one genomic interval encodes:
- a CDS encoding MDR family MFS transporter: protein MKLQYKWLVAIAFVAGFFMDLMDITIVNVALPTLAKELNASQTTLEWVVTGYLLSLAIWIPASGWIGDKFGTKKTFLFALAVFTLGSALCSMSSSIQKLVFSRILQGVGGGMMTPVGVAMLFRTFPPEERAAASSILSIPAAAAPAIGPVLGGFLVDFTSWRWIFLVNVPIGIFAFLFASKVLKEHKEENAGKFDFTGFLLAGVGLALLLYALSTVPVYGPGSFRVIVTAILGAGLLTAALIVESRIKDPILHFSLYKERLFRTSNLVMFFAFALWIGFLFVLPLFLQLQLGHTAFESGLTTGPQALGWIAMAAVASRLYKKVGPRRMVMFGLLGTTIMTFGFIFMNTSVDLWTVRGALFLRGASMAFAVIPIQAAAFANISGPETGRASSIFNTNRQVASSFGTALLGTVLFEMLKGSMDTAGQLLAYHVSFIVAAAMGVIAIIFASTIHDEDAAESMKATKPAPRSE, encoded by the coding sequence TTGAAGCTCCAATACAAGTGGCTCGTCGCCATTGCCTTTGTCGCCGGTTTTTTCATGGATCTCATGGATATCACCATCGTCAACGTCGCCTTGCCGACCCTGGCCAAAGAACTTAATGCCTCCCAAACCACCCTTGAATGGGTTGTAACTGGATACCTGCTGAGCCTGGCGATCTGGATACCTGCCTCCGGTTGGATCGGCGACAAATTCGGCACCAAAAAGACCTTTCTCTTCGCTCTTGCGGTTTTCACCCTGGGGTCGGCTCTCTGCAGCATGTCTTCCAGTATTCAAAAACTGGTATTTTCACGGATTTTGCAAGGCGTCGGCGGTGGTATGATGACTCCTGTCGGCGTAGCCATGCTGTTCAGAACCTTCCCTCCGGAAGAAAGGGCGGCGGCTTCATCGATCCTGTCGATCCCGGCAGCGGCAGCCCCGGCGATCGGCCCGGTGCTAGGAGGATTTCTCGTCGATTTCACCAGTTGGCGATGGATTTTCCTGGTCAACGTTCCGATCGGAATTTTCGCCTTTCTTTTCGCCTCGAAGGTCCTCAAGGAACACAAAGAGGAAAACGCGGGGAAATTCGACTTCACCGGTTTTTTGCTGGCTGGCGTCGGTCTGGCATTATTGCTGTACGCCCTCTCTACGGTACCGGTTTATGGACCGGGATCATTCAGGGTTATCGTGACCGCGATCCTTGGTGCCGGGCTCTTGACGGCCGCGCTGATCGTCGAGTCCAGGATCAAAGACCCTATCCTCCATTTTTCGCTTTATAAGGAGCGGTTGTTCCGGACATCGAACCTGGTAATGTTCTTCGCCTTTGCCCTGTGGATCGGTTTTTTGTTTGTATTGCCCCTATTTTTACAACTCCAATTGGGTCATACCGCGTTTGAGTCCGGATTGACCACCGGACCCCAGGCGCTGGGATGGATCGCCATGGCCGCTGTGGCTAGCAGGCTCTACAAGAAGGTCGGACCGAGAAGGATGGTCATGTTCGGATTGCTCGGTACCACCATAATGACTTTTGGTTTTATTTTCATGAATACCAGCGTTGATTTGTGGACGGTCAGGGGTGCCTTATTCTTGAGGGGCGCGTCGATGGCTTTTGCCGTGATTCCCATCCAGGCGGCGGCTTTCGCCAATATCTCAGGTCCTGAAACAGGCAGGGCGTCTTCGATTTTCAATACTAACCGCCAGGTTGCTTCGTCGTTCGGCACAGCACTTCTCGGAACAGTACTTTTTGAGATGCTTAAGGGCTCGATGGACACTGCCGGGCAGCTCCTGGCTTATCATGTCTCTTTCATCGTCGCCGCCGCTATGGGAGTTATCGCCATCATCTTCGCTTCGACCATCCATGACGAAGATGCGGCGGAATCCATGAAAGCCACCAAACCCGCCCCTCGATCCGAGTGA
- a CDS encoding patatin-like phospholipase family protein, which yields MKIGLALSGGAARGLAHVGVIEVLERENIRIDMVAGASMGAIIGAAYAGGMSAAELRHHALDLSWPKLVRLFEFNPLRTSGFTGTRRVREKLKSIIGDRDFSELQKPFVCVATDIISGEEVVFKRGSVLDAVLASMALPLVFKVPRLGRRYLVDGGISDPLPVAPLKDLGADKIIAVNVLRGLGIIPTSSKSMDEIPKHAPNFVRVATQVIYIASAHLAEAGLKQADVAIEPDMTGIHLADFGMASDAIQRGETAAEASVPSIRKLLSSI from the coding sequence ATGAAAATCGGCCTGGCGCTTTCCGGGGGCGCGGCGAGAGGGCTGGCCCACGTCGGCGTCATTGAAGTGCTCGAACGTGAGAATATCCGGATCGACATGGTTGCCGGCGCCAGCATGGGCGCCATTATCGGGGCGGCTTACGCCGGCGGAATGTCGGCCGCGGAACTCAGACACCATGCCCTCGATTTGAGCTGGCCTAAGCTTGTCAGGCTTTTTGAGTTTAACCCTTTGAGGACCAGCGGGTTTACCGGCACCCGCCGGGTCAGAGAGAAATTGAAAAGCATCATCGGTGACCGCGACTTTTCCGAACTGCAAAAACCCTTCGTCTGCGTCGCCACCGACATAATTTCAGGTGAAGAGGTAGTGTTCAAACGCGGATCGGTCCTTGACGCCGTTCTTGCCAGCATGGCGCTGCCATTGGTGTTCAAGGTACCACGGCTCGGCCGCCGGTATCTTGTGGATGGCGGGATATCCGATCCTCTGCCGGTGGCACCTCTAAAAGACCTCGGAGCCGACAAAATTATCGCCGTTAACGTCCTTAGAGGGCTTGGCATCATCCCGACAAGCTCGAAATCGATGGACGAAATCCCGAAACACGCGCCGAATTTCGTCAGGGTGGCGACTCAGGTCATCTACATCGCTTCAGCACACCTTGCGGAAGCCGGACTCAAACAGGCGGACGTCGCTATCGAGCCGGACATGACCGGCATTCACCTGGCGGATTTCGGAATGGCCTCAGATGCTATCCAGCGGGGTGAGACAGCCGCCGAAGCTAGTGTCCCATCGATAAGAAAATTGCTTTCTTCGATTTGA
- a CDS encoding GNAT family N-acetyltransferase, whose amino-acid sequence MSIPLESVHNLGFEDVEICGQSVKLRPLSEADAEPAWELIHDNREILKWLLWDGPSDKAELARTWQERWPEEMRRGLSYHFAIEPLETPGFVGAITIKLPYHPDSVELGYWLGLPYWNRGYMTEAIGLACCFAFTCLDAVRVSSTVFADNFASRRALEKNGFNTDGRLRRDVLKFGQWQDTFFMTLLAEEWLESHVEPCSVRLVPHVEPPGILK is encoded by the coding sequence ATGAGCATCCCCCTGGAATCCGTCCACAATCTTGGTTTTGAAGACGTCGAGATATGCGGCCAGAGTGTAAAACTGCGCCCTTTATCCGAAGCCGACGCTGAACCGGCTTGGGAACTTATCCATGACAACCGCGAAATCCTGAAATGGCTGTTGTGGGACGGGCCATCGGACAAAGCCGAACTGGCCAGAACCTGGCAGGAGCGCTGGCCGGAGGAGATGCGCCGGGGCTTGAGTTATCATTTTGCCATTGAGCCGCTGGAAACGCCGGGATTCGTCGGGGCCATCACCATCAAGTTGCCTTACCACCCTGACTCGGTGGAACTGGGCTACTGGCTGGGATTACCCTACTGGAACCGGGGCTATATGACCGAAGCTATCGGCCTGGCCTGCTGCTTTGCTTTCACCTGCCTTGACGCTGTGAGGGTGTCATCAACCGTTTTCGCCGATAATTTCGCCAGCCGCCGGGCTTTGGAAAAAAACGGCTTCAACACCGACGGCCGGTTGCGGAGGGATGTCCTCAAATTCGGCCAGTGGCAGGACACCTTCTTCATGACTCTGTTGGCTGAAGAATGGCTGGAATCGCACGTCGAACCTTGCTCGGTCCGCCTGGTACCCCACGTCGAACCGCCGGGGATCCTTAAATGA